AACTATACCACCGACAAACGCAGCAACGGCTATGAGCCCAATTTCCGCTGGACCAAGCCCAGCATCTCTCTCGCCAACGAAGCCAATTATTCGGACGGACATTGCTATGCCTTTATGGTGCAGGAAGTAAAACTCGGCAAACTGGTCGGTCAGCCTGTACCGGGTACCTGTACGTTTGCGGGTTGGGAAGCCTTACAGGACAACAGCCTCCGCTGGGGCGTACCGCCGCTGGGCGTAAAAGCTATGAACGGTACCTACCTCGAAAACGCCCAAACCGAACCCGACATCAAGGTGTGGAACGACTATGAGGTCATCATCAAAGGCAAAGACCAACAACTGGAACGCGCCGTGCAGGAGTTGATGAAGGAGGTGAAGTAGAGATATCCGCACAGAGAAATTTATTGAGCAGAGGTACGTTGCTGTGCCTCTGCTTTTTTATTTAGAGGCCTTGACTCGGGATTTCTCAATCGTTTGATGCAGTTGGTTCATATCAACCTTCTTCAAAAACTCATTTGCCATTCGCACCTTTTCTTCTACAACATTAGAGCTTTTTTTGGGAGATTCCTGTTTTGTCTTCATGTTAAACAGCGTTTAAAATCAAAAAATAATCATATTGTTGGTCAGCCTGAAAAGATTCAGGTTGCAAGTCATCAAATCCACCTAAAACTATAAATTTCTTTTGAATTTCGGATAGTTCCCGGTTGATTATCAAACGATATAAACGTTGCCTGCGTTCATCGCTGCCACGAAAAAGTACGATCGCAGCAGGATATTGATGCAGGAAATCATCTATAATCCTTATAACAGTCGCCAAAACGATTCTCATGTCTTTATTCCGAGTTTCGGTGATATCCGACATACTTCCATTTTCCAAAACATCTACTAAAGCCAAGTTGTAGATATTAGGGCTATCCAAGGCAGTAAAAATTACTCGTTTCCTTACTTCTTTCTCTTGACTTATGCTCCTAAAATCGTAGCGTATTTCGGTAATAGGTCGTTCATAAGGATAATAGGGTTCATCCATAGAATGGTAAGTAGAGGCTTAATTAAAGACAATACCAACAATTAGTATTGTAAAATACTGATCTAACTATTTCAGTGGGTAATTTTTGTCTATTATTGACAACTGTCTATTGAGTTTGTTTGGGGATGAACAGAGTATTTATACGATTGCCAACCGCCAAAAATACTAAAAACTCAAAAGTATCAAAACGCCTGACCGTCACTCCCAAATAGTTGGTAACTTTGCGCTTTCGTTTTGCGTTACCCATTCATGGACAATCACAAACCTACGCTTACAGACATCGAACTCACCGGCCACGACCTCATCGAGGTCATGGGGGCCCGCGAGCACAACCTTAAAAATATTGACGTTACCATTCCGCGCAATAAACTCGTCGTGGTGACGGGCATCAGCGGCAGCGGTAAGTCATCTTTGGCTTTTGACACCATTTATGCCGAAGGACAGCGCCGTTACATGGAAAGCTTCTCGGCCTATGCCCGAGGCTTTCTGGGCAATATGGAGCGCCCCGACGTAGATAAGATCGACGGCCTCAGCCCCGTCATCAGCATTGAACAAAAGACCACGTCACGCAATCCGCGCTCTACGGTCGGGACCGTGACCGAGATATACGATTTTCTCCGCCTCCTGTACGCCCGCTCGGGCGATGCCTTCAGTTATGTGACGGGACGGCCCATGGTGAAGCAGTCACAGGATCAGATCATTGACCGGATCCTGAGTGAGTTTGAAAACCAAAAGGTTACGTTACTGGCACCCG
Above is a window of Runella slithyformis DSM 19594 DNA encoding:
- a CDS encoding DUF6934 family protein, with product MDEPYYPYERPITEIRYDFRSISQEKEVRKRVIFTALDSPNIYNLALVDVLENGSMSDITETRNKDMRIVLATVIRIIDDFLHQYPAAIVLFRGSDERRQRLYRLIINRELSEIQKKFIVLGGFDDLQPESFQADQQYDYFLILNAV